A region from the Stygiolobus caldivivus genome encodes:
- a CDS encoding winged helix-turn-helix domain-containing protein produces MLEFNKRKRDKYDIIADILSACKEDGINKTRLMYSAGITYEVAKKYLPELETKGYIARKDNVYYLTQKGKEALEVLQQIKAKKNELKNLVDKFKKIEVKSKQ; encoded by the coding sequence ATGCTAGAGTTTAACAAGAGAAAGAGAGATAAGTATGATATAATCGCCGACATACTATCTGCGTGCAAAGAAGACGGAATAAATAAAACAAGGCTAATGTATTCAGCTGGTATAACGTATGAAGTAGCTAAAAAGTACCTACCAGAACTAGAAACTAAGGGATATATAGCAAGAAAAGATAACGTATATTATTTAACCCAAAAAGGCAAAGAAGCATTAGAGGTACTTCAACAAATAAAAGCAAAGAAAAATGAACTAAAGAATTTAGTAGATAAATTTAAGAAAATAGAAGTTAAATCTAAACAGTAA
- a CDS encoding DUF4898 domain-containing protein has protein sequence MESFSREDKMLFKVLGVNPNKVSYKRISAKLITDFEKFFSMIIPKDVEEIILLLSPQINGEEIVKSLNKKYPQASIFAILIDSLKDDEILLITR, from the coding sequence ATGGAGTCATTTAGTCGAGAAGATAAAATGCTATTCAAAGTATTAGGCGTTAATCCTAACAAGGTATCATATAAACGGATTTCAGCTAAACTAATAACTGATTTCGAAAAGTTCTTTTCCATGATTATTCCTAAGGATGTCGAGGAAATTATCCTTTTACTGTCACCCCAAATAAACGGGGAAGAAATAGTAAAATCTTTAAATAAAAAATACCCTCAAGCTTCGATTTTTGCAATACTTATTGACTCTCTAAAAGACGACGAAATTTTGTTAATAACTCGTTAG
- a CDS encoding acyl-CoA dehydrogenase family protein, giving the protein MDFEFSEEEKLLKEDIHEFLAKKLRPIMKNIDQEEKIPRDFVREAGKMGIWGTIFSKDVGGLQLPMTSAVVIAEELGWADFSLATGVMYVLEEGWGYVLDKLGNNDLRQEVLPKVIEGEHFLGVASTEPTGGSDVASIRTQAIREGDHYVISGQKVYISGALEAKEWGGGHLVLTKTNPKEKHKGISIIYVPATLDNVRVSKINNMGRMGISTAIVSYDNVEVPLRNLVGEENRGFYHAMEGFNHARVLVAGICLGAARAILDQGIEYIKNREAFGQKLKDFQAIAFEASELYTRLEMARLLTYKAAWAIDKGLRDAHIIVAMAKLTSPQTALDIAKSVMMWMGGYGYSKDAMIEAGFRGIVSYLVGAEGAMNIMKLIISRGILG; this is encoded by the coding sequence ATGGACTTTGAATTTTCGGAGGAAGAAAAACTACTAAAAGAAGATATACATGAGTTCTTAGCCAAAAAATTGAGACCTATAATGAAAAATATTGACCAAGAAGAAAAAATACCTAGAGACTTTGTTAGAGAAGCTGGCAAGATGGGGATATGGGGGACAATATTTTCAAAGGACGTGGGAGGACTTCAACTCCCTATGACCTCTGCTGTGGTCATAGCGGAAGAATTAGGTTGGGCAGATTTTTCCCTGGCTACCGGCGTAATGTACGTCTTAGAGGAAGGGTGGGGATACGTATTAGACAAATTAGGAAATAACGACCTAAGGCAAGAAGTCCTGCCCAAAGTTATTGAGGGAGAACACTTCCTCGGTGTAGCGTCCACTGAGCCAACTGGTGGCAGTGATGTGGCTTCAATAAGGACACAAGCAATAAGAGAGGGCGACCACTACGTTATAAGTGGACAAAAGGTCTATATAAGTGGAGCATTAGAAGCTAAGGAGTGGGGAGGGGGACATTTAGTCTTAACAAAGACTAATCCTAAAGAGAAGCATAAGGGAATTTCCATAATTTATGTCCCTGCAACACTAGATAATGTCAGGGTTTCCAAGATAAATAACATGGGAAGGATGGGTATTTCTACGGCGATCGTTAGTTATGACAACGTAGAAGTACCTTTACGTAACCTAGTAGGAGAAGAAAATAGGGGGTTTTACCACGCCATGGAAGGGTTTAATCACGCAAGGGTTCTAGTAGCCGGGATCTGTCTCGGTGCAGCTAGAGCGATTTTAGACCAAGGAATAGAATACATAAAGAATAGAGAAGCGTTCGGACAAAAACTGAAAGACTTCCAAGCTATAGCGTTTGAGGCATCTGAGCTCTATACCCGCTTAGAAATGGCGAGGCTTTTGACATACAAGGCGGCATGGGCGATAGATAAGGGGCTAAGAGACGCCCACATAATTGTGGCTATGGCGAAGTTAACTTCTCCTCAAACGGCTCTAGATATTGCTAAATCCGTAATGATGTGGATGGGTGGTTACGGTTATAGTAAGGACGCTATGATAGAGGCTGGTTTTAGGGGTATTGTCAGTTATTTAGTTGGGGCTGAAGGGGCTATGAATATCATGAAACTTATAATCTCAAGGGGCATTTTGGGGTAA
- a CDS encoding IS1 family transposase, producing MGIHNMNLVTLAQLILLVLRNLNFKPRKHELEDLAYAIAAYLLGVQVTKLGTPPSTLYYYTKKLGVKRRRGERPPCPSCKSNRVVKNGSSRGKTKYKCKTCGKTSYQATNHKMSKEQKERVLKEYTNRMSMRGIARVEGKPLTTIYSFIRRKGVEAYAYLLLLQGRLEGFTAKATVLDESWTYVWVRHGQKREDLWIWNALADGVPFFITGDRDYMTFSFLQDPLPESRVYYTDGYSVYQVLDKHVVGKEYTYTVESYHSYCRAHLARLARDTRAVNRDVGIVEYSLALLNVMYPVVYSRERTPLNEAYLKGIHYIRNKLI from the coding sequence ATGGGGATCCACAACATGAACCTCGTAACCCTTGCACAATTAATACTCTTAGTTTTAAGGAATTTAAATTTTAAGCCGAGAAAACACGAGCTGGAAGACCTTGCATACGCAATAGCAGCATACTTACTAGGAGTACAAGTCACCAAGTTAGGGACACCACCATCAACACTATACTACTACACTAAAAAACTCGGAGTAAAGAGGAGGAGAGGAGAAAGACCACCGTGCCCCTCGTGCAAATCAAACAGAGTAGTAAAGAACGGCTCATCTAGGGGAAAAACAAAATACAAGTGCAAAACTTGCGGGAAGACGTCCTACCAAGCGACAAACCACAAGATGAGTAAAGAGCAAAAGGAGAGAGTACTGAAAGAATACACGAATAGGATGAGCATGAGGGGGATAGCGAGGGTCGAAGGGAAACCGTTAACTACAATATACAGCTTTATAAGGAGGAAAGGGGTAGAAGCGTATGCTTACCTACTACTCTTGCAAGGACGATTAGAGGGTTTCACGGCAAAAGCTACAGTGCTCGACGAGAGTTGGACTTACGTGTGGGTCAGACATGGGCAAAAGAGGGAAGACTTGTGGATATGGAACGCGTTGGCAGATGGTGTACCCTTCTTTATCACGGGTGATAGGGATTACATGACTTTCAGCTTCCTCCAGGACCCCCTACCCGAGAGTAGGGTGTACTACACTGATGGTTACTCAGTTTACCAAGTACTCGACAAACACGTTGTGGGTAAGGAGTATACTTATACTGTGGAGAGTTATCATTCTTACTGTAGGGCCCACCTGGCTAGGTTGGCAAGGGACACGAGGGCTGTTAATAGGGACGTGGGGATAGTTGAGTATAGCCTTGCCTTGTTGAATGTCATGTACCCGGTAGTTTATTCAAGGGAGAGAACTCCCTTGAACGAGGCTTACTTGAAGGGGATACACTATATTAGAAATAAACTGATATAA
- a CDS encoding M56 family metallopeptidase, translated as MWWWKYYLMSFLVVLITETVISLIVPSTIIYTCAELVVAFFIWYLVSPYLMRTAFKIREVKDENLLRLTSYASALLGVKRVKVYEIQASYLNAIAFGNVFSNAVAITRPLIEGLNDREIIAVLAHEFAHIKNKDTEVQWFYILGINMVYVFVSFYFLPLGLAVLGLGILSMFYLHKYLEKKADITAANMAPWIPEYLSYALIKIAYLSPSLPTSVLKYFPEFQLFFIKQSLISTTQKDKLLSTHPSLSERLRYLEDISKRWQKNYYM; from the coding sequence ATGTGGTGGTGGAAATATTACCTTATGTCCTTTCTTGTCGTGCTTATTACTGAAACGGTCATATCTCTAATAGTACCCTCAACAATTATCTATACTTGCGCCGAACTAGTTGTTGCATTTTTTATTTGGTACCTTGTTTCGCCCTACCTTATGAGAACAGCTTTTAAAATTAGAGAGGTAAAAGATGAAAATTTATTAAGGTTAACCAGTTATGCTTCAGCTCTATTGGGTGTGAAGAGGGTAAAGGTGTATGAAATACAAGCGAGTTATTTGAACGCAATAGCCTTCGGAAACGTATTTTCTAATGCGGTGGCTATAACTAGACCTCTAATCGAAGGTCTGAACGATAGGGAGATAATAGCAGTATTGGCACATGAGTTTGCTCATATAAAAAATAAAGATACAGAAGTCCAATGGTTTTACATCTTAGGGATAAACATGGTTTACGTCTTCGTGTCGTTCTATTTCCTCCCACTTGGCTTAGCAGTCTTGGGTTTAGGAATATTGAGTATGTTCTACTTGCACAAGTATTTAGAAAAGAAGGCCGACATTACAGCGGCTAATATGGCACCTTGGATACCTGAGTACTTGTCTTATGCTCTCATAAAAATAGCATATCTATCCCCTTCTCTGCCTACATCCGTCCTAAAGTATTTCCCTGAATTCCAGTTGTTCTTTATAAAGCAGAGCCTAATTAGTACTACGCAAAAGGATAAGTTATTATCCACCCACCCCAGCCTGAGCGAGAGACTAAGGTATTTAGAAGATATTTCTAAAAGATGGCAAAAAAACTATTACATGTGA
- a CDS encoding DUF504 domain-containing protein: MRIKDAINRVLWSEKDKSSFSLVIRDREKGSSNIPFDVIERVDNTYIYLKDSEDVIPLHRVLEIRKGKDLYWSRYPKPDL, from the coding sequence TTGAGGATTAAAGACGCTATAAATAGAGTATTGTGGAGTGAGAAGGATAAGTCCAGTTTCTCTCTGGTAATTAGGGACAGGGAAAAGGGGAGCTCCAACATACCATTTGATGTTATAGAGAGAGTAGACAACACGTACATCTACCTCAAGGATTCGGAAGACGTGATCCCATTACACAGGGTATTGGAGATCAGGAAAGGTAAAGACTTGTACTGGAGCAGGTACCCAAAACCGGACTTATAG
- a CDS encoding DNA double-strand break repair nuclease NurA, translating to MSKSEADIQYDLLKLGVEISKLKDRATSIVHTYTPRTDLGDDKENLQLLSDKIETLDLFSLKGDGSSVASVDSSSRMLRTTFLDLVVVGGALYSTDRDRLIYPFDVSGRYIGVASYLEFLRILQKALNTVGIATANVVGYEFAVDEVEVETKEGIRRESLYHLDDVADELRLEAENNLIRQATKEKLLILDGPLFPTPIELSSSFQFGLPKDRDVLKHWGRITHRWAYATLIKERLDMIKSRDVIGVVKRLENSRKLRQISGIGKFIGINRVPDLTDAELLELISEKQCNSTIGLCLIGPIRIVSEIDVKRDDIDQVIINAEDIPERYAYYAILKIPGGIQTFFRIEGLNLSVLNNSLQEVFSGITKEMLPTYISFVDNYSKKVTKGLFYLSFNVLKDFITFLHDTKLEALNISQEINSGLV from the coding sequence ATGTCCAAGAGTGAAGCTGATATCCAGTACGATCTTTTAAAACTAGGCGTCGAAATAAGCAAATTGAAAGATAGAGCTACTAGTATCGTCCATACATATACCCCGAGAACCGATCTAGGGGACGATAAAGAGAATTTACAGCTCCTAAGTGATAAAATAGAGACCCTTGACCTTTTCTCTCTTAAAGGAGATGGCTCCTCAGTGGCATCGGTGGACAGTTCGAGTAGGATGCTGAGAACTACTTTTTTAGATTTAGTTGTAGTGGGGGGAGCACTATATTCTACCGATAGAGACAGATTAATATACCCGTTCGACGTTAGTGGAAGGTATATAGGGGTAGCTTCCTACCTAGAGTTTTTAAGGATATTGCAGAAAGCGCTAAACACTGTTGGGATAGCTACCGCTAACGTAGTTGGCTATGAGTTCGCTGTCGACGAAGTCGAAGTTGAGACAAAAGAAGGTATAAGGCGAGAGAGCCTTTATCATTTAGACGACGTTGCCGATGAACTTAGGCTAGAGGCTGAAAATAACCTGATAAGGCAAGCGACCAAGGAAAAACTCCTAATCTTGGACGGACCGCTTTTCCCTACACCTATTGAGCTTTCCAGCTCGTTCCAGTTTGGGCTGCCTAAAGATAGGGACGTATTAAAGCATTGGGGGAGGATAACACACAGGTGGGCTTATGCTACTTTAATTAAGGAAAGGTTAGACATGATTAAAAGTAGGGATGTAATAGGAGTCGTAAAAAGGCTAGAAAATTCTAGAAAATTGAGACAAATAAGCGGAATAGGAAAATTTATCGGGATAAATAGAGTCCCGGACTTGACAGACGCAGAACTACTTGAACTCATCTCAGAAAAGCAGTGTAATTCCACTATAGGGCTTTGCCTTATAGGGCCTATAAGGATAGTCAGTGAGATAGACGTAAAAAGAGACGACATTGACCAAGTAATCATAAACGCGGAAGACATACCCGAGAGATACGCGTACTATGCCATTCTTAAAATACCTGGCGGGATACAGACCTTCTTCAGGATAGAGGGCTTAAACCTAAGTGTACTAAATAATTCCCTACAAGAGGTATTTAGCGGTATCACAAAGGAAATGTTACCTACTTATATTTCCTTCGTGGATAACTACTCTAAGAAGGTGACCAAGGGGTTGTTTTACCTATCGTTTAACGTGCTAAAAGACTTTATAACATTCCTACACGATACGAAACTTGAGGCATTAAATATTAGCCAAGAGATTAACAGTGGTCTGGTTTGA